TGACCGTCCACGTCGAAGGCGAAATCACCGACAAGATCAGGGGCCTGTACGACGCCCGCGACCTGACGCTGGACAGCCTGGCCCGCATTGAAGAAAGGTTGGACCACCAGGACAAAAGGCTGGACCTGCACTGGCAGGAGATCATGGTGTCGAAGAACAAAAGACGCTGACCGCCCCGGCCCGCCCAGGGTAAGGGAAATTTTTCCGACCCTTTAAAGCCAAACCCGCAACGTGGAAAGAGCAACAAGCCACCCACTGAAGGTCGAAGAACCCCTAACGGGGTTCTTCTCTCCGGTGCCCGCTCATCAGGAGGGCCGGGGAACGGGGACCCGGCCCCCCGCGCAACCTCTTCCCGCCCCCAGGCATTTGCGGTAACATTAGCCTAAGCCGCCCGGGGAGAGTGCCGCCATGGACGAAACCTTAAAGCAAATTCTCAGCGAACTGAAAGAGCTTCGCCAGGGCCAAGAAGCCCTGATCGGCCGCGTCGGCAACCTGGAACAGGGCCAAGAAACCCACAGCTAAGAACTCAAAGAACTCCGCATGGGCCTGACCAAGCTGACCATTCACGTCGAAGGCGAAATCACTGAGAAGACCAGGGGTTTGTACGGCGCCCGCAGCCTGATACTGGGGAGAGGTTTGATTTGACTCCCGGCTATTTACTGGCTCGGAATCAGCGTCATCCAAGGAATGTGGTCATTTGTTCCACTTGTGGCCGGTTAAATGAAACCGAAGACAGAAAGAGCCTTGGGAGTTGCCGGGATTGCGGGTCAGGTTTGGTACTTGACGGTCCCGCGCGCCGCAACCGTTGTGCCTGTACCCATTGCGGCCGGGTCAATTCCTATCCGCAGTCTTCAGAAGGCGCGCCCCGGCACCGGATGGTGGCCATAGAGTACCACTGCTTTCATTGTAAGCCAAGCCATCAGGGGCGTTTTTTCAAGCAACCGGACCGGGACGACCTGTCAAAGTACGACGAGGCTTCCGGACTCTGGACACAGCTTTCCCCGGCTTATGTGCCCGATGATGAGATCCCGCCCGGCGATGAAACCGACCGTCTTCATCGCTGGGGCTACCGCCGCTATCGAGAGATGTTCAACTCCCGGCAACTGCTGGGCCTTGAGCTCAGTGGCCGATTCATCGCCGGTCATTGGGACGGGCCGATCCGCAATGCTTTGGCCACCAATCTTTCCGATCTGCTTCATTACCAAAACATGCTCTGCCGCTACGACACAACTGCTCTAAAGTCGCTGGATATATTCTCGGTACACGGTTTTCCGGTCGGCCTGATCCAGTGTGAATCAAATCTACTCGGCATTTTCGACGATAACAAGGGGATAAATATCGGCAGCGGCGGGTGGTCAAACATTGTGCAAAAGTATGCCCGCGCAAAAGCCTACTGTGACAATCCCTTTGAAATCCGCCATCAATCAGGGCGTAGAGTACAGGTGCCGGTAAAAGGAGAATGGATTGGCGATCGCCGGGGATCCCCAGATTCCCTGGAAAAGAAGGGCGTGGAGCTTCACTGCGGCAGCTCAACCTTTTCCAATTTGCCTCCGGCATCGCTCGATGCGGTTTTCACCGACCCGCCCTACTTTGCCAATGTACAATACGCGGAGTTGATGGATTTCTGCTATGTGTGGCTGCGCCGCCTGGCTGCTGATGCTGACGGAGTATTCGATAAGCATTCTACCAGGGACGCCAACGAACTAACCGGCAACGTGACGCTGGCGCGCGATCTCTCTCATTTTACCGAGGGCCTGGCCACCGTCTTCATTAATATGGCCCGCGCCTTAAAACCGGGGGCGCCGCTGGCTTTCACCTATCATCATAATACGATTGAAGCTTATTATCCGATTGCTGTAGCCATCATGGACGCCCGCCTGACTTGCTCCGCCTCGCTACCCTGCCCGGCGGAGATGGGGGCTTCCATCCATATCAACGGAACGGGATCATCGGTAATCGATACGGTATTTGTCTGCCGGTCGACAGGTAGCGTTCCGCGGCGGATAATCGTGTCCACGCCCGAACGGATCGCGGACTTGGTCCGGCATGACTTGTCTCTTTTGCGGGCCGGGAACGTGAAACCAACGCACGGCGACATTCGCTGCGTGGCCTATGGACATCTGGTCCGTCTGGCCATCTGGAACCTGCGTCAAGAATGGAACACTGATCGGTCTGTTCCAGAAAAACTGACCACCGTTTCCCAGGCAATTGAAAAACTCGGGGGGGGTGGGCCGGGGTTCAAAGGCATCTATCGGAAGACCTCTTGCCTTCGCCTTGCCTCCAAACCTCCGTCGCCCGCGAAGAACAAGATTACTATGGTGGAGCGGAAACTGATGAAGTATCCCTGAATTACTAGTCCATTAAATCGCCTCATCGAGAACTTTACGAATCTGGACTGGACCGATTGCCCGGTCATTTCACCTTGCTGCTTTCCTTTAAACACTTGCCAAGATCTGATTGGAAAAGCGCTTTATGAACAGTACGGTATTTCCTACTATATGAACTTTCCCCGGGTTGCACTCTTCTAATGCGGCGCTTGCAATATGAAGCAGGAAGCGGCATAATAGGCTTTAGAACAAAGAGTTAACCGTTTACCCATGGGGGTGCCCGGAAACGGGCTGAGAAAAGCGTGCGTACGCTTTACCCTTGGAACCTGACCTGGGTCATGCCAGCGGAGGGAATGGGTTTTAAAAAGCTTTTAGCTTACCCCCTTCCCGGGGGTTCATCCGTTTTTGGGGGTGGCGTTTTGCGCGAAGTGTACCGGATAGCGGATGTCAACTTCAACCGCACCCGGGAGGGCCTCCGGGTGGTGGAGGAATCGTGCCGTTTCGTCTTGGCAGACGCCGGACTTGCCGCCGGCCTCAAGGACCTGCGGCACCGGCTCTCGGCCCTGGAAGAGGCCTTTCCCGGCGGCCGTCCGGCGCTGCTCGCAGCGCGGGACATTCCGGGGGACGTCGGCGCGCTTGCCCCGGAGCGCCGTCACCGTGCCGATGTCTTTGCCGCCGCCGGGGCCGGCTGGAAGCGGGCGCAGGAGGCCGCCCGGGTGCTGGAGGAACTGTCCCGGGAACTGGAGCCGGCGTTGGCGCACCGCTTCAAGGAGTTTCGCTTCGCCCTCTACGCGGCCGAACGGGAGTGGGCCCTCGCGGTCGCCGCCCGGGGGCGCAGGGCCGCCTTTGAGCGGGTCCGGCTCTACCTGGTGGCCGGGCGGGCGGACACCGGGGGGCGGCCCCTGGCGGAGGTGGTGCGGGCGGCCGTGGCCGGCGGGGCCGGGGCTTTCCAACTGCGCGAAAAGAATATGGGGACCCGGGAGTTGACGGCGCTGGCCGCCGAACTGGGCGCGCTGGTCCGGGCGTCGGGGGCGCTCTTTCTGGTGAACGACCGGGTGGACGTGGCCGCGGCGGTTGACGCCGACGGAGTGCACCTGGGGCAGGACGACCTGCCGGTGGAGGCCGCGCGGCGGTTGCTCGGCCCCGGCAAACTGATCGGGGTTAGTGTCCACAGCCCGGCAGAGGTCCGGGAGGCCCGGGAGCGGGGCGCGGACTACATTGGCCTGGGAGCGGTGTTCTCCACGGCCACCAAGCCGGAGGCCCACGCCCCGGGACTTTCCCTGCTGTCGGAACTGGCCGCCGGGGCGGACCTGCCGTCCGTGGCCATCGGCGGCATCGGCTTGTCGAACGTTAAAGAGGTGCTCCGGGCGGGGTTTCGCAGGGTGGCGGTGGTGCGGGCGGTGGCGGGGGCGCCCGACCCGCGCTTGGCCGCCGCCGCTCTATGCGCCGCGGTAAATGAGGTATGGGGGGATCACTGAATGAACCAATTACTGGCGGCCTGGCAGGGCACGGTTACGCCCGAGATGGAACAGGTGGCCCGGGACGAGGGCTACCCCGTGGCGCCGATTCTCCAGGGGGTGGCGGCGGGCACCATCGTCATCCCGGCGAACATGCGGCGGAAGAACCTGAAGGCCGTCGGGATCGGGACCGGGCTGCGGACCAAGGTGAACGCCAATATCGGCACTTCTCCGGTGCAGGCCGCGCTGGACGACCACCTCGTCAAACTGCGGGCGGCCCTGGACGCCGGCGCCGACGCGGTGATGGACTTGAGCACCGGCGGCGACCTGGACCGGTGCCGGCGGGAGATCCTGGCGGCCTGCCCGGTGCCGGTGGGCACGGTGCCCATTTACCAGGCGGCGGTGGAGGCCAAAGAACGCCACGGGGCCATCGTTGCCATGCGCGAGGACGAATTGTTCGAGGTCGTCGAGCGCCAGGCCAAGGACGGCGTGGATTTTTTCACCATCCACGCCGGGGTGACCCTGGAGAGCTTGGACCGGCTCCGGGAGCAGGGTCGGGTGGTCGACATCGTCAGCCGGGGAGGGTCCTTCCTCACCGGCTGGATGCTAAAAAACGACCGGGAGAACCCGTTTTACGAGGAATTTGACCGCCTGCTCGAGATCTGCCTGGCCTACGACGTAGCGTTGAGCCTGGGGGACGGGATGCGGCCGGGTTGTCAGGCCGACGCCACCGACCGGGCCCAGGTCCAGGAGTTGCTGATCCTGGGTGAACTCGTCGACCGCTGCCGGGAAGCGGGGGTGCAGGTTTTCGTCGAGGGCCCGGGACACGTGCCGCTGGACCAGATCATTATGAACGTGCAGCTCCAGAAGCGGCTTTGCAAGGGGGCGCCCTTTTACGTGCTCGGTCCGCTGGTGACCGACGTCGCTCCCGGTTACGACCACATCACCGCTGCCATCGGCGGGGCGGTGGCCGCGATGGCCGGGGCCGATTTCCTGTGTTACGTCACCCCTGCCGAACATCTGGGTTTGCCCTCCGTGGCGGACGTCCGGGAGGGAGTAATCGCCACCCGGATCGCCGGTCACGCCGCCGACTTGGTGAAGCGGGTTCCGGGGGCCCGGGAATGGGACGAGAGGATGTCCCGGGCCCGCAAGGCTCTGGACTGGGAAAAGCAGATCGAGTTGGCGATGGACCCCGAGAAGGCGCGCCGTTACTACACCGAGCGGAACCCGGAAAAGATTGCGGGCTGCACCATGTGCGGGGAATTTTGCGCGATGAAGCTGGTGGGGGAGTATTTGGGCCGGGACTACAAGAACTGCTAGGAGACCGCGGCAACACGGACCCGGGTTCATCAGGTCCGCATCCGTGTTAGGTGCCGGCCGGCAGGCTCTGCGCCGCCGGACCTGCCTTTAGCGCGTTTCGACCTCGAGTCTGCGTCCGGGTTTTTGCGCTGGTCGGCAAGTGAGCCCCTCGTTGAGGCCTGGTTCGATTCCAGTTACGGTCGCACGTTTCCAGGCCCGGTGCAGAAGCCGTAACCGGTAACGGCGTCTTTTCGCATTCGTCCGTACTAGAACGGGACGGCACGGTGCATAATGTGTTTTGGAGTGGCGGGACGGCACGCGCAGGAATCCGCCCTCTTTCCCAGAATTTCTTCCAGGTGGGATTCTGCGGCAGAAGCCGTCGATGCTGGCGGGGCTTTCACCGCCGTGGTGGTGGTTTGTCTAGTGCGCCTAGCGGACATTGGCGAGGCGGGGCTGGTGGAGAGACTCCTCGGGCGGCTTGCCCGGGGTCCGGGCGTGGTCCGGGGTGCCGGTGACGACGCCGCCGTGCTCGATTTGGGCGGCAAAGAACTGCTGCTCTTTACCGTGGATACCCTGGTGGAGGAAGTTCATTTTTCCAGGGCGTACACCCCTATGCGCGACCTCGGCGCCAAGGCGCTGGCGGTAAACTTAAGTGACGTCGCCGCCATGGGCGGCCGGCCGGCATACGCGGTCGTGAGCCTGGCGGCACCGGCGGAAACCGCGGTGGCGGACATCGACGATTTGTATGCGGGACTGGCCTCAATGGCGGCCCGGTACGGCGTAGCCGTAGTCGGAGGCGACACCGTGCGGCACCCGAACGGACTCGTAATTACCGTGGCCCTTCTGGGTCTCGCCGGGCGGGAGCGGGTGCTCTACCGTACGGGCGCCGCGCCGGGAGACCTGTTCTACGTCACCGGCAGCCTGGGGGCGAGCGCCGCCG
The sequence above is drawn from the Bacillota bacterium genome and encodes:
- the thiL gene encoding thiamine-phosphate kinase, with translation MRLADIGEAGLVERLLGRLARGPGVVRGAGDDAAVLDLGGKELLLFTVDTLVEEVHFSRAYTPMRDLGAKALAVNLSDVAAMGGRPAYAVVSLAAPAETAVADIDDLYAGLASMAARYGVAVVGGDTVRHPNGLVITVALLGLAGRERVLYRTGAAPGDLFYVTGSLGASAAGLFLFQNPSLACPPEVENRLKRAHLSPEPRVAAGGLLAAGGVVSTAEDISDGLALTVAHISAAGGVGARLLADRVPLSPEAGRLGILTGKDPLEWALFGGEDYELLFTVRPGAAAEGLEREMAAAGWPVTRIGEVLGPGEGLWLEDAAGARVPLVPGGYDAFRAEP
- a CDS encoding thiamine phosphate synthase translates to MYRIADVNFNRTREGLRVVEESCRFVLADAGLAAGLKDLRHRLSALEEAFPGGRPALLAARDIPGDVGALAPERRHRADVFAAAGAGWKRAQEAARVLEELSRELEPALAHRFKEFRFALYAAEREWALAVAARGRRAAFERVRLYLVAGRADTGGRPLAEVVRAAVAGGAGAFQLREKNMGTRELTALAAELGALVRASGALFLVNDRVDVAAAVDADGVHLGQDDLPVEAARRLLGPGKLIGVSVHSPAEVREARERGADYIGLGAVFSTATKPEAHAPGLSLLSELAAGADLPSVAIGGIGLSNVKEVLRAGFRRVAVVRAVAGAPDPRLAAAALCAAVNEVWGDH
- the thiC gene encoding phosphomethylpyrimidine synthase ThiC; translation: MNQLLAAWQGTVTPEMEQVARDEGYPVAPILQGVAAGTIVIPANMRRKNLKAVGIGTGLRTKVNANIGTSPVQAALDDHLVKLRAALDAGADAVMDLSTGGDLDRCRREILAACPVPVGTVPIYQAAVEAKERHGAIVAMREDELFEVVERQAKDGVDFFTIHAGVTLESLDRLREQGRVVDIVSRGGSFLTGWMLKNDRENPFYEEFDRLLEICLAYDVALSLGDGMRPGCQADATDRAQVQELLILGELVDRCREAGVQVFVEGPGHVPLDQIIMNVQLQKRLCKGAPFYVLGPLVTDVAPGYDHITAAIGGAVAAMAGADFLCYVTPAEHLGLPSVADVREGVIATRIAGHAADLVKRVPGAREWDERMSRARKALDWEKQIELAMDPEKARRYYTERNPEKIAGCTMCGEFCAMKLVGEYLGRDYKNC